The Candidatus Nitrosopumilus sp. SW genomic sequence AATTCTGCAATCTTTGCATTGTTTTCTTTTGCAACTGCATTAAATAATTCTCTTACAAACTCTTTTGATTCCCCATCTGCAAATACTTTTTCACCTTTGAGTCGTTTTAGGTCTTCTAGTTCTGGAAACTTGAATTCTAAATCATTTGATACTTCAATTCCAAGAAAATCCTTAATTTTTTCTCTGAATTGAGGTACTACTTCCTTTGTTATCTCCTCAATATCTTTGAACTTTACTTTCCCTTCCAAGTCCTCTTTAGCCTTAACTGCTAGGCTTGAAATTTCCTTCTCTTCATCAATTTCTACTGATAACTGACCAAAAAGTGCTTCTGCAAATTCCTCAAACTCTCCCATTTTCAAATAGAATCTCGAATTACTACATTTAACATTATCTTGGTCTTACATCAAAGAAATATAGTTTACAACAATTGATTTTTCATATGTTATCATCAAGTCTTGAATTTTTGAGATGTGTAAGATGTGGTGCAAAACTTGATCTTGATGTACTTGAATCAGAAAAGGAAATTACCGAAGGGATATTACAATGTAAAAAATGTATGTTGGAATTTCCGATCCTCCAAAAAATCCCAATACTGTGGGATGATTTTTCAGAGTATTTGTCTTCTAGAAGAATTCTTGGAGGAAAACTCTACAAATCAATTAATTCACAAAAACTCAAGGAATTTGTAAAAAAATCCTTGAATGCAAAACACAATGACCGTAGTAATCTTGAAGAAAAGTGGACTAGAATTTATCAAAACAGTAAAAACTCAAAATTTTATTTAACAATCAAGAAGAATCTAAATTCATTACCTTCATCAAGGTTTGTCTTGGAGCATGGTTGTTCTATTGGAATTCTAACTAGTCATTTGGCAAATTCTAATGAATTAGTTTTTGGTGTGGATCGTTCATTTAGTGCAATAGAACACGCAAAAAAACAATTCAAAGACAACTTGGATTATTTTGTAGCTGATTCTCTGACCCCTGTATTTGGAAAATTTCAGTTTGATTTGATTTTGGCTCTAAATGTATTAGAAATAATTGAACCAAATGTCTTACTCAAATCCATATCAAAACAAATCACAAAAGGATACTTTGTAATCTCTGATCCTTATGACTTTGACAGAGGACCTGGTTCTGTAAGAAACCCTATTGATGAATCTAGTTTACGCACAAATTTGAGTGATTTAGGATTCAAGATTTCAAATTCTACAAAAAAACCCTCATTCATTCCATGGAATCTAAAACTAAATTCTCGTGCTACTTTAAACTACAAAGTAGATCTTATTGTTGCACAAAAATCCTAAATCAAATCTTTCCAAATTCCAGTAAACTCGTCACTTGGTACTACTGAGAAAATCTTGATCTTGCCTAGTGGCTCTAGATATTGTCTTTTATCATAATAAGTAAACTCCCCTTCTGTTTCTGGATAAATTGTAATTGTATCTTGTTGTCCTGGTTCTAACAAGTCTGTCTGAACATTAAAACCGTCAATATACAATCTGTGATGTGTTGTTCCGTTGTTAATTATCGTCAGAACATATGCAAAGGATGTTCGTGAAATTAATGTTGGGTTGTTATCTCCTTTGACTCCCTTGATTGCCTTTATCTGAGTCTCTCCGTCAATTTCTTGGAATACTATTGTTTGCTCTACTTTTTCAGTCCAAAATATCTCAACATGTCTGACATTCCCTTGTCCAATGAATCCCACCATTACTGCAAGACCTACAATTCCTGCAATCAGTCCTGCAATAATCAAAACTTTGTCATTTTGCTTCAATCTATGTTATTATTTGATTTCTCTCCTTAAAGACATTAGAGGTTTTAGGATACTCTAAGAATTTAATAAAATTGTGAGCCGGGAGCACATTTTGTTAGATTAGTTTGATGCTCCAACATTTTATTTATAAATAAATTCAAAATTCAAAGAAATTTCTTAATTCAAATTTAAAAAATGCATTTTATGGATATCAAATGAAAATACTAGTTTTACACAAAACTATATGCGATAGTTTGTTCTATTCTAATTGTTGACCTTTAACTATGCTGTAAAAACTAAAAAAAACATAGATGCTATTATAGAGGAAATTACCTTCAAACTTTCAGAAATAAAATTTGGTGTTCTTGGAACTTTGGATTTTAAAGAGATTTTTGCCAAGAAAGGAGTTGATTATCCACACCAATACAAATTGCTAGAAGTTTGTAACCCTCAAGCTGCAAAACAGGCCTTAGACTCTGATCCTAATATTGGATTGTTACTTCCATGTACTATTGCCATATATGAGAAAAACGGTGAAAATTTTATCAGTTTAGCAAAACCCACAGAATTGCTTTCTCTTGCATCAAATTCTGAGTTAGAATCCATGGGAAAAGAGATTGAAGGAAAATTGATTGAAATCATTGATGCTGTGAAATAATGTTGAACTGACCTACAAACTGATGAATTATTTCTATGTTACAATACCTCAAAACCCCATTCTTTATTTTTTAATCTTTGTAAATAGTCTCAAACTTTTTTGTGTTGCTTGAATGAATGTAAGACTTTAAGAGTATCATATATTTTCATATTTTTGTGATACTAAGTTCTAATCTTGTTGGCAAACTAGTATTTTTGTTTGTAATAACTACATTGGTCCCAATTTTGATTTCAGGTTACATTACATTTGAGACCTCAAAATCAACACTTGAAAAAGAAACCCTTGATAAATTAGAGACAATCTCTCAATTAAAGACCCAGAGAATTGTTGAAAATTTTGAAGTATTAAAAGAAGATATGATTGCGGTGACAACTTATCCTGATATACAAAAACATTTCCCAATACTAAAATCCCATTTTGGTGATTGGGAACATCCTGAATATCTTGAATCAAAAAAAATTCTCAATGAACAATTGATACAATTTGAAGATGCAAAAAGTATGGTTGTTGATATTATGTTGATAAATGAAGATGGAAAAATAGTTTACAACACAAATCCTGATCATGGTGCAAAAGAATTAGGGTTGCTATTGCCTGATCCTGATCAAAAGGCATTTTCAGAAGGACAAAAAGGAACATACATTGCCCAAATGTTCAAAAATTACCTAGAAAATTTTGAGCCATACATGCTACTATCCACCCCAATCCATGATGACGATGGCAATTTTTTGGGTTTGATGACATTTGAGCTAAACATGGACTTGGTATTTTCTATTGTTGCTGACTCTTCTGGACTTGGGGACACTGGTGAAAATATCATTGCTACAAAAACTGATACGGGAGTTTTATTTTTGAGTCCATTAAAAAATGAATCTGGTGCTGTACTAAATAAGGAAATTGAATTCAATTCGTCAGACGGTATTGCAATACAGCATGCCGTAAGAGGAGAGGAATTCATGGGCCAAACAAGTGATTATGCTGGAGTAGATGTGGTTGCTGTGGGAACATACATTCCAATGCTTAATTGGGGCATGGTCTCAAAAATTGATTCTTCTGAAGCATTTTCATCTGTTGCATATCTTGAACAAATCAATTCCTTGCTTGCAATAATATTCACTGTTCTTGTTGGCATTATAGGATTTATTGCATCCAAAAATATCGCAAATCCTATTATCAAATTAAATAAATCTGCAAAATCTGCCACATCCGGTGATTTTTCACAAAGTGTGTCTCATAGTGGTTCAGACGAACTTGCATCATTTGTAACATCTTTTAACCATCTGCTAGAAAAACTCAAAATCCATGAATCCCAACAACAAGAGTATAATACAAAACTCGAAGAACTTATTTTCCAATTAAAACAACAAGACAAAGCAAAAAGTGAGTTTGCATCAATGATTTCACATGAACTGAAAACTCCTCTTACTCCTATTCTTGGTTGGTGTCAAATGTTAGAACAAGGAATTGGAGGGAGTCTTACTGAAAAACAAGAACATGGGTTGGCACAAATCAAAATAAATTCAGAAAAACTTCAAAAATTAATTCAAGATATTTTGGACTTGCATAAATTAGAACTAAATCAATTTTCATTCAGCACATCAAAATTTAATGTAAAAGAATTACTCACACAAATAGCTGAAGATTTTAGAACTGACAAAAAAGAAAATTGTCCAATTAGCGTAGATTCTGAAGAAATTGTAATGACTTCTGATGATCATCGCATTTCACAAATTGTCACTAATTTTGTTACTAATGCACTTGATTTTCTACCTGCAAAGGATCCAAAAATTGTACTATCTGCAAAGAGCGATGGTGATTATGTCCGAGTTTCTGTTAAAGATAATGGTATTGGAATACCCGAAGAAAATCAAAAGAATTTATTTAAAAAATTCTACCAGGTGGATACTTCTCGTAAGCGAAAACATGGTGGTTCTGGTCTTGGACTCTCAATATGTAAAGGAATTACCGAAGGCCTAGGTGGCACAATTGGTGTTTCTAGCAAGGTAGGCAAGGGCTCTGAATTTTATATCCGAATCCCAAAACGCTTGGTTTTGAATTCAAATGAATTTTCTCGATCTCAAATAGACAATTAGATGTCTGATATTTTTAGACTAGAGGATTAAGACGAGTTTAGATCTGGTTCATAGATGTACAACCTGTTGATGGTGACATTAAACAAATTTGTGTGTGCCGGGGGCGAGTTTCGAACTCGCGACCTCCAGATTATGAGTATTGCCTTAGTTGGAGAACCGCTAGAGTTTACCAAGTAACTGGCACTCTAACCAGGCTGAGCTACCCCGGCATAATATTAGCCTGAAAATATGGGAAATTAAATGATTCTTTCAAAACTTTACTTGTGTTTTTCTATTTTGGCAAGTATTTTTCCTAAAAAAATGCACTGCATGGCAATGAATACTCACTCTTTAACTTCTTTTTTACAACATTAGCCTCAATGCGAAAATCTTATCACAAAATCACTATTTTGACATCAATTCTGATTGTATCTACTATCTTGATATCTGCAAATGAATTTTCAAATATTGCATTTGCTGATGATGAAGGAATAGCACATGAATATGATTTTGTAGCAGGAATACATAATGTAGCTACTTTTCATTTTAGAAATGGTATTGAAACCGTAAATTTCCCTGTCTTTTCAACTACTTCTGATATAGTATCCGATGGCGGAACCAGTTTTAGAATGGAAGGTGTAGTCGGTCATAATCCTCATCTTCATATGGCATTAGATGAAGCATACAAATTCAGATTAGCAAAATTAACTGGTGGAAGTGCATTTGATTATAATCATAGATATTTTGATGTTGATGTTAACGTAATGCAATCTGATACTATCTTAAAATCATTCACGTACAAAAATTGTGAAATTAATTCCCATTCTGTAACCACTCAAAATGATGATTATGAATCCTACCATGCATCAAATTCTGGATTTGCAATTGTTAACTCAATAGAATTTAACTGTGGAGGTGTTTCAATTAATCAAGAAGAAAATTTTCCAAGTGTACGTCCTGGAGAAAGAACTTTTACAGATTATGGTGCATTACCATTCAAACAAGCTAATGATCTACGCACTTTTCTGACATTCGACTTTGATAACGGTGCTGAAAAGATAGAATCTGTAATTTTTACATCAACTGGAGGATTTACTGAAGAAGATATCGGAACTCCTAGTTTTCAAATAATCACTGCAGTGTTGCCTCATCCATTAATTGATAATGCCATTGTAAAATCTCAAAAAGTTGGTGGTCTTGCAACAAGTTTTAATGAAGACTTTGATGTAAATGTGGAATTTGTAATTCCTGAAAAATCAAATGGACTAACTACAGTAAGTGCTCAAACAATACGTGCTCTTGAATATGATGATTGTATTGTAAGTGGATATGATATACTTACTTTACACGATAAAGAAGAAGGTTATACTGGAAAACGTGGATTTGCTACTGCAGAAATTCTTGATGTTGAATGTTCTGGATTGAGCCCTGTAAATCCAAACAATGAACCTAATCCTGTTACTGTTGATTATAACATGGGTACTGGTCCTAGAGCCGTAACTACATTTAGCTTTGATAGTGGTACTGAAGTTGTAGAATTCCCTGAATTTTATCAGGGTAACTTGATTGCACGAGCAAATCCTACATTTGAACTTGTAGGTGTACCTGGAGTAACTCCACTGTT encodes the following:
- a CDS encoding methyltransferase domain-containing protein, whose product is MLSSSLEFLRCVRCGAKLDLDVLESEKEITEGILQCKKCMLEFPILQKIPILWDDFSEYLSSRRILGGKLYKSINSQKLKEFVKKSLNAKHNDRSNLEEKWTRIYQNSKNSKFYLTIKKNLNSLPSSRFVLEHGCSIGILTSHLANSNELVFGVDRSFSAIEHAKKQFKDNLDYFVADSLTPVFGKFQFDLILALNVLEIIEPNVLLKSISKQITKGYFVISDPYDFDRGPGSVRNPIDESSLRTNLSDLGFKISNSTKKPSFIPWNLKLNSRATLNYKVDLIVAQKS
- a CDS encoding DUF302 domain-containing protein, yielding MLTFNYAVKTKKNIDAIIEEITFKLSEIKFGVLGTLDFKEIFAKKGVDYPHQYKLLEVCNPQAAKQALDSDPNIGLLLPCTIAIYEKNGENFISLAKPTELLSLASNSELESMGKEIEGKLIEIIDAVK
- a CDS encoding sensor histidine kinase encodes the protein MILSSNLVGKLVFLFVITTLVPILISGYITFETSKSTLEKETLDKLETISQLKTQRIVENFEVLKEDMIAVTTYPDIQKHFPILKSHFGDWEHPEYLESKKILNEQLIQFEDAKSMVVDIMLINEDGKIVYNTNPDHGAKELGLLLPDPDQKAFSEGQKGTYIAQMFKNYLENFEPYMLLSTPIHDDDGNFLGLMTFELNMDLVFSIVADSSGLGDTGENIIATKTDTGVLFLSPLKNESGAVLNKEIEFNSSDGIAIQHAVRGEEFMGQTSDYAGVDVVAVGTYIPMLNWGMVSKIDSSEAFSSVAYLEQINSLLAIIFTVLVGIIGFIASKNIANPIIKLNKSAKSATSGDFSQSVSHSGSDELASFVTSFNHLLEKLKIHESQQQEYNTKLEELIFQLKQQDKAKSEFASMISHELKTPLTPILGWCQMLEQGIGGSLTEKQEHGLAQIKINSEKLQKLIQDILDLHKLELNQFSFSTSKFNVKELLTQIAEDFRTDKKENCPISVDSEEIVMTSDDHRISQIVTNFVTNALDFLPAKDPKIVLSAKSDGDYVRVSVKDNGIGIPEENQKNLFKKFYQVDTSRKRKHGGSGLGLSICKGITEGLGGTIGVSSKVGKGSEFYIRIPKRLVLNSNEFSRSQIDN